The genomic interval GGGCATTTTCGGCGTTGATCCCCCCGATCGCGACGATGGGGAGACTGCAACGGCGGCGGATCCGCGCGATGCGGTCGACGCCCAGGGGCAGGCCGGCGTCCGGTTTCGTTCCCCGGGCCTCGAACACCGGGCCGACCCCAAGATAATCCGCTCCATCGCGCTCCGCCAGAACGGCCTCCTCCACCGTATTCACCGAAACCCCCAGGATCCTGGCCGGGCCCATGATTTCGCGCACCACGGATGCGGGGAGGTCGGTCTGCCCGACATGGACTCCGTCCGCGTCCGTCGCCAAGGCGATGTCGAGGCGGTCGTTCACGATGAAAGGAATCCCGGCATCGCGGGTGAGCCTCCGCAGTTGCAGCGCCACCCGGTATAGTCTCCCGCTGGAGGCTTCCTTGTCGCGCAACTGAAGGACGTCGGCTCCGCCCTCGATCGCCGCTGCCGCGACCTGGAGATCGGATCGGCCCCGGCTCGCCTTCGGATCAATGATGACGTAAAGCCTCCAGAGGCCGGGAGAGATACGATCGGTCATCGTCGGTCAGGTTCCCTGCGACGCCGCTTTCCCGAAGGCGGCCCAAAAGGGATCCACCTTGGGATGGACCAGTTCATGGGACGCGCCGTCTTCAAAGTAGCGCATCCCCTGCCCCGGGTCCACGATCTCCCCCACCATGCTCGCCGGGATCCCCTTGTCGCCCAGCCGCCGGATCACTTCCTTCGCCTTGTGCGGTCTGCAGGTGAGGATCAGCGTCCCCTCGCTGATCGACGAATACGGGTCGATTCCGAACAGGTCGCATACGTTCCGCACCGCGTCCTGCACGATGATCTTCTCCTTGTCGATCGTCATGCCGACCCCCGAAGCCTGGGCGACCTCGAACAGACCGCCCCACACTCCGCACTCGGTCGCGTCGTGCATGGCCGTCACCCCGTCCTCCCTCACCCCGGCCTCCACCGCGGTGAAGGCATCCTCCACGATGGACATCTGCCAGAAGATCTCCTCGGCCTCCCGGGCCGCCTTCTCCCCGTATCGCTCCGCCACGCGGTGGGAAAAAGTGACGGCGAACAGGCCGGCCGCCTCGATGGCCGCCCCCTTGGTGAGGATGACGACATCCCCCGACCGCGCCATGTCGGGGGTGATGTACCGATCCTTCCGTCCGATCCCGATCACGGTTGCGCCGCCGATCATGGGGTATTCGCACCCTTCGTAGCGACCCGTGTGCCCGGAGACGACGGCCATGCCGATCTTGTCGCATTCCCGGTGCATCACCGTCCACAAGGCCTCGAACTCCTCCCGGGTGACGGACAAGGGGAGATTCAAATCCATGGTGATGTAGTTCGGCCGGATCCCCGATGTGACCGCATCGGAAGCCAGGATGTGGACCGCGAACCAGCCGGAACGCTCCCACCCATAGGGGGGTACGACGAAGATGGGATCGGTCGTCGTCACCATCACCTGTCCCTGCCCGAGATCGACGACCCCGACATCCACACCATGACGCGGACCCATCAGGATTTCCGGGCGCTTCCGCCCAAGCCGGGGAAGGATGATCTCATCGAATATTTCCGCGGACACCTTGCCGATCGCCGGCAACTCCGTTTTCACGTAACCCCCCGGGGATGTTTTTCCAAGCATATCACCTCCATGCCCCTCCGAGAGGCGCCGGAAGGCCTAACCTCTTGACGCGATGGGACAGGAAAAGAAGAGGTGATGAAGACTACCGGCGACCCGCGGGGGTCACCCCTACAACACTATCGGCTTGTCCGGCAATTCATTCCGGTCGTCGCCGATCGGGGGAAAATGCCTTGTCAGATGTTGCGTCACCGCCTGGATGCCGCGGACCACGCCCCCTTCAAAATCCGCCTGTCGAAAAGCGGCTTCCATGCTGCGGCATATCCCCTCCCATTCCTGCGCGCCCACCTTCTCGTGAATTCCGCGGTCGGCAATGATCTCCACGTCCCGGTCCGCGAGAAGCACGTAGATCAACACGCCGTTGTTGTGTTCGGTATCCCATATCCGAAGCTGCGAAAAAACGTCGATCGCGCGCTCTCTCGCGGATTGACCCCGCAAGAGCGGCTCGATGTGCAGCGCGCCTTCCACCGCGAACCGGATTTCCCCGCGATGTGCAGCCTCGCTCTCCTTGATCGCCTTGTCGATCGAAGTAAGCGTGTTGGCCGGGAAAGCGCGCTTGACCATCCATTTGGTCGCCATGAGATGCCTTACGATGCGTTCCATGCTCATCGTCACCACCGCCCCGACGCGCCGCCGCCGCCGAACCCGCCGCCGCCGCCGCCGAATCCACCGCCGCCGAATCCACCACCGCCGAATCCACCGCCGCCGAAACCACCGCCGCCGAATCCACCGCCCAAACCTCCCCCTCCAAGACCACGCCCCCCCATCCCGGCACTCATCAGCGTGAACAGGAATGCGATCACCCCCGCGACCAGCGCAATGGAGATCGCTCCTGCCAGCATCCAGACGACGACGGAGACGGCCCCGCCGGTGACGAGCGCGCCGGGAAACCTGCCCAGCACGGTGTGCAGCACCCCACCGACCACGAGCACGAGGATCATCATGACGGGGAGGATCGACCCGATCCCCTTGGCCCCCCCGGCACGCCTTTTTTCCGGTTTCGGCAACGGCTCGCCGTCGATGACGCGGAGGATCCGGTCGACCCCGGCGGTGATTCCCCCGTAGAAATCCCCCTGACGGAACCGCGGCACGATGATTTCGCTGATGATGCGCTTGCTGGCGGCGTCGGTGAGCGCGCCTTCCAGGCCATACCCGACCTCGATCCGCAGCGTCCGGTCGTCCTTCGCGACGACAAGGATCGCCCCGTCATCCACGTTCTTCCGCCCCAGTTTCCACTGCTCCGCGACGCGCAGGGCGAATTGCTCGATCGACTCCGGCGCGGTGGAGGGGACGATGAGAACCGCGACCTGGCTGCCTTTTCTGTCTTCAAACGACCGCAAGGTTTGTTCCAGGACGGATTTCTGCTCATCGGTGAGCGTGGCGGTCAGGTCGGTGACGCGCCCTCCCATGGGTGGAACCGCCATCTGCGCACCGGAGGCGACGGCCCAGCAGAACGTGATCGCCAGCAGCGACGCCCTTGCCGCCCTCAACGCTATCCCCTGTCTCCCCTCTCTGGACAATCCTTACGGCTTCGTGGGCGCAGGCGCGAAATCGACTTTGGGAGGTTTGGAGACTTCCTTCTCGTTCTCCACCGTGAAGTTGGGCTTGGTTTTATATCCGAACACCATCGCCGTCAGATTGGAGGGGAAGGAGCGCACCGTCA from Candidatus Deferrimicrobium sp. carries:
- the thiE gene encoding thiamine phosphate synthase, giving the protein MTDRISPGLWRLYVIIDPKASRGRSDLQVAAAAIEGGADVLQLRDKEASSGRLYRVALQLRRLTRDAGIPFIVNDRLDIALATDADGVHVGQTDLPASVVREIMGPARILGVSVNTVEEAVLAERDGADYLGVGPVFEARGTKPDAGLPLGVDRIARIRRRCSLPIVAIGGINAENARTVREAGADAAAVISAIVAADDIAHAARRLKHILEDTGC
- a CDS encoding AIR synthase family protein; amino-acid sequence: MKTELPAIGKVSAEIFDEIILPRLGRKRPEILMGPRHGVDVGVVDLGQGQVMVTTTDPIFVVPPYGWERSGWFAVHILASDAVTSGIRPNYITMDLNLPLSVTREEFEALWTVMHRECDKIGMAVVSGHTGRYEGCEYPMIGGATVIGIGRKDRYITPDMARSGDVVILTKGAAIEAAGLFAVTFSHRVAERYGEKAAREAEEIFWQMSIVEDAFTAVEAGVREDGVTAMHDATECGVWGGLFEVAQASGVGMTIDKEKIIVQDAVRNVCDLFGIDPYSSISEGTLILTCRPHKAKEVIRRLGDKGIPASMVGEIVDPGQGMRYFEDGASHELVHPKVDPFWAAFGKAASQGT
- a CDS encoding TPM domain-containing protein is translated as MSMERIVRHLMATKWMVKRAFPANTLTSIDKAIKESEAAHRGEIRFAVEGALHIEPLLRGQSARERAIDVFSQLRIWDTEHNNGVLIYVLLADRDVEIIADRGIHEKVGAQEWEGICRSMEAAFRQADFEGGVVRGIQAVTQHLTRHFPPIGDDRNELPDKPIVL
- a CDS encoding TPM domain-containing protein; its protein translation is MRAARASLLAITFCWAVASGAQMAVPPMGGRVTDLTATLTDEQKSVLEQTLRSFEDRKGSQVAVLIVPSTAPESIEQFALRVAEQWKLGRKNVDDGAILVVAKDDRTLRIEVGYGLEGALTDAASKRIISEIIVPRFRQGDFYGGITAGVDRILRVIDGEPLPKPEKRRAGGAKGIGSILPVMMILVLVVGGVLHTVLGRFPGALVTGGAVSVVVWMLAGAISIALVAGVIAFLFTLMSAGMGGRGLGGGGLGGGFGGGGFGGGGFGGGGFGGGGFGGGGGGFGGGGASGRW